From one Lycium ferocissimum isolate CSIRO_LF1 chromosome 7, AGI_CSIRO_Lferr_CH_V1, whole genome shotgun sequence genomic stretch:
- the LOC132064256 gene encoding protein indeterminate-domain 6, chloroplastic-like, translating to MSNLSSGNSSAGTEEADETSNMLSSTSNGSSVHQEQALPNKKRRKLPGNPDPSAEVIALSPKTLMATNRFICEVCNKGFQREQNLQLHRRGHNLPWKLKQKTSIEIKKRVYICPEPSCIHHNPARALGDLTGIKKHFSRKHGEKKWKCDKCSKKYAVLSDWKAHSKTCGTKEYKCDCGTIFSRLILFFSKIIGVISSSNLHAEIPFIRLNYSRKFEFIFLIVCLTCSVVSHL from the exons ATGTCAAACCTCTCTTCTGGGAATAGTAGTGCAGGTACAGAAGAAGCAGATGAAACTTCCAACATGTTGTCTAGTACAAGTAATGGATCTAGTGTTCATCAAGAACAAGCTCTTCCTAATAAGAAGAGAAGGAAATTACCTGGAAATCCTG ATCCTAGTGCAGAAGTTATTGCCTTATCACCAAAAACCCTAATGGCGACAAATAGGTTCATCTGTGAAGTGTGCAATAAAGGCTTCCAAAGGGAACAAAACCTTCAATTACACAGGAGAGGACATAATCTACCATGGAAACTAAAACAGAAAACAAGCATTGAGATAAAGAAACGAGTGTATATTTGCCCTGAACCTTCGTGTATCCACCATAATCCTGCTCGTGCTCTTGGGGATCTCACGGGGATTAAGAAACATTTTTCTCGTAAACATGGAGAAAAGAAATGGAAATGTGACAAGTGCTCCAAAAAGTATGCAGTGCTATCTGACTGGAAAGCCCATTCTAAAACTTGTGGCACAAAGGAGTACAAATGTGACTGTGGTACCATCTTCTCCAGgttaattttattcttttcgAAGATTATAGGAGTAATAAGTAGTAGCAATTTACATGCTGAAATCCCATTTATAAGATTAAATTATTCGAGAAagtttgaatttattttcttaatcgTATGTTTAACATGTTCTGTAGTCTCTCACTTGTAG